One genomic segment of Alphaproteobacteria bacterium HT1-32 includes these proteins:
- a CDS encoding EamA family transporter: MKTHSRYAGPTLAVAVASVLWGLYWIPVRWLQSEGPDAVMVAALFNIAALCLYAPVLSWTGRPGWGGLPAGVTIGAAMTLYSLALGMTTVVNAVLLFYLTPVWSTLIGLTFRGERLTLHRATALILSLVGLMLILGDDGGLPLPGNAGDVAALAAGLIWSIGSFSLFDRPAVSVRSATFWTLVSGSAISVLAILVVMPGGVETVVWTVSSGSAILLGGVMLGLLLILTIWGARHLAPARVGILLMGEIVVGVGSAALYAGEPVGLTEIAGGVSILVAAGIEVMTPHKKNTGKKSHL, encoded by the coding sequence ATGAAAACGCACAGCAGATATGCTGGCCCGACACTGGCTGTCGCCGTGGCATCAGTTCTTTGGGGGCTTTACTGGATACCGGTCCGCTGGCTTCAGTCAGAAGGCCCTGATGCGGTTATGGTGGCGGCTCTGTTCAACATTGCGGCCCTTTGTCTCTATGCGCCGGTGCTGTCATGGACCGGTCGACCGGGTTGGGGCGGGCTTCCCGCCGGTGTGACCATTGGCGCGGCGATGACGCTCTATTCCCTGGCTCTTGGCATGACGACTGTGGTGAACGCGGTGCTGCTGTTTTACCTGACCCCGGTCTGGAGCACCCTGATCGGCCTGACGTTCAGGGGTGAACGGCTGACATTACACAGGGCGACCGCACTGATCCTGAGTCTTGTCGGGCTGATGCTGATACTGGGTGACGATGGCGGGTTGCCCTTACCCGGCAATGCAGGGGATGTTGCCGCACTGGCGGCGGGACTGATCTGGTCAATCGGCTCTTTCAGCCTGTTTGACCGACCGGCTGTGAGTGTCCGGTCCGCGACATTCTGGACGCTGGTCAGCGGCTCTGCGATATCGGTTCTGGCGATTCTTGTCGTCATGCCGGGCGGCGTGGAAACGGTGGTCTGGACGGTATCATCGGGCAGTGCGATTCTGCTGGGCGGGGTGATGCTGGGACTGTTGCTGATCCTGACAATCTGGGGCGCGCGGCATCTGGCACCGGCCCGGGTTGGTATTCTGCTGATGGGTGAAATTGTCGTTGGTGTCGGATCCGCAGCGCTTTATGCGGGAGAGCCGGTCGGTCTGACCGAGATCGCGGGGGGCGTTTCAATTCTGGTGGCGGCGGGTATTGAGGTGATGACACCGCATAAGAAAAACACTGGAAAAAAGTCTCACCTGTGA
- a CDS encoding esterase-like activity of phytase family protein, protein MRIMTFSTAMFLAATSLQAADVTVLTIDDPLSQWRNVDYPNGQQVTYSVGLGSGAFRHASDPTNVIYAVSDRGPNFTCKAAIKLMGEESQALCKGIKGARFYPTPDYTPSIYRLELDIAAGSFLVKDVISLKTASGLAVSGMLNPQTVAKTDVGIDLKGNKLAFSPDAIDAEGIVKLSDGSFWIGEEMGPSILHVAADGRVLRRLVPADAAADYAGADTEIVASLPAVLSRRQANRGIESMAVSPDEKFLYFMVQNPLANPDAKTYAASKNTRLFKLDRESGKLVGEYIYQLDDPQTFGLDPSDKQNAPRISEVTALGLDRLLMLERTDGTTKLHEVTLEGATNILGSRWDDPSTSPSLEAGNDLRALDLVAVPKTLRFDTSRDYRDAPTKIEGVAFLGDGSMALINDNDFGINGDATRILVVKGAVSADPALWRR, encoded by the coding sequence ATGAGAATTATGACATTCAGTACAGCGATGTTTCTGGCGGCGACATCGCTTCAGGCAGCAGACGTTACGGTTCTGACTATTGATGATCCGCTCAGCCAGTGGCGCAATGTCGATTATCCCAATGGTCAGCAGGTAACCTACAGTGTTGGTCTGGGTTCCGGCGCCTTCCGTCATGCCTCTGATCCGACGAATGTCATCTATGCGGTTTCGGACCGCGGTCCGAACTTCACCTGCAAGGCCGCCATCAAACTGATGGGCGAGGAAAGCCAGGCTCTCTGCAAGGGCATCAAGGGTGCTCGGTTCTATCCGACACCGGATTATACGCCGTCGATCTATCGTCTGGAACTGGATATCGCTGCGGGAAGCTTTCTGGTGAAGGATGTTATTTCGCTGAAAACGGCATCCGGTCTTGCGGTTTCCGGCATGCTCAACCCGCAGACGGTTGCAAAGACGGATGTGGGCATTGACCTGAAGGGTAACAAACTGGCCTTCAGTCCTGATGCGATTGATGCGGAAGGAATTGTGAAGTTGTCTGATGGCAGTTTCTGGATCGGCGAGGAAATGGGTCCCTCGATCCTGCATGTTGCTGCTGACGGACGGGTGCTCAGACGTCTGGTGCCGGCCGATGCTGCGGCGGATTATGCAGGGGCGGATACCGAGATCGTTGCAAGTCTGCCAGCCGTGTTATCACGTCGTCAGGCGAACCGTGGTATCGAATCAATGGCGGTCTCTCCGGATGAGAAATTTCTCTATTTCATGGTTCAGAACCCGCTGGCAAACCCGGATGCAAAAACCTATGCCGCGTCAAAGAATACGCGTCTGTTTAAGCTTGACCGCGAGTCGGGCAAGCTTGTCGGAGAATATATCTACCAGCTTGATGATCCGCAGACCTTCGGCCTTGATCCGTCGGACAAGCAAAATGCACCGCGAATCTCCGAAGTAACGGCTCTTGGACTGGACCGGCTGCTGATGCTGGAACGGACAGATGGTACCACCAAGCTGCATGAAGTGACCCTTGAAGGTGCCACGAACATTCTCGGCAGCCGCTGGGACGATCCGTCGACCAGTCCGTCGCTGGAAGCCGGCAATGACCTCAGGGCGCTGGACCTCGTCGCGGTTCCCAAGACGCTGCGCTTTGATACCTCCCGCGATTACAGGGATGCGCCGACGAAAATCGAAGGGGTGGCTTTTCTCGGTGATGGTTCGATGGCGTTGATCAACGACAATGATTTCGGCATTAATGGTGATGCAACCCGCATCCTTGTTGTCAAAGGTGCGGTGTCGGCCGATCCGGCTTTGTGGCGTCGTTAA
- a CDS encoding HAMP domain-containing protein, with product MSTETGIEPPEPRAWQGRHVSIVELRFLALFVPALFLVLVLLTAGYEWHSYSRASHHLKQRLGAVASNLSIIMAEPLYRRDRRQIRLLMASVIADDAVAAFAIYDMNGGLIDNFGVPQDEPAEWRMSQFVNFADQDGLRQAGRLEIAFTDRHLREQTLNRLGFAVLSVGVMLLAALVIVHVSYSRSIGRPIDDLRRAFGETRDGARGRVTWDSDDEIGDLMTAFNALQDREEKSLALLKQTQSDLERRVRERTHDLEQASTEALLANRAKTQFLAAMSHEFRTPLNATIGFASLLIEDADSISPERRSQYLEEIVRSGDILLSLLSKLLDYSELETGTLKITPEAVDPLVIVEAVIAGETGRAAQKAVHLDFQTALAGGNKIFVDGARYRQIVTNLLVNAIKYNRSDGRVFVSLDSVRDGWCRLTIRDTGEGISEAMHDKVFIPFDRLGREAGSIDGAGIGLALVKQLTIRMGGEIDFTSVVNEGSTFWVEFPFVSRASA from the coding sequence GTGTCTACCGAGACTGGCATTGAGCCGCCTGAACCCCGTGCATGGCAGGGCCGCCATGTTTCAATTGTTGAACTGCGGTTTCTGGCCCTTTTTGTGCCGGCGCTGTTTCTGGTCCTGGTGCTGCTGACGGCGGGTTATGAATGGCATAGTTACAGCCGGGCGAGTCATCACCTGAAACAGCGGCTTGGGGCGGTTGCGTCGAACCTGTCGATCATCATGGCGGAGCCCCTTTATCGCCGTGACCGTCGCCAGATCAGACTGCTGATGGCGTCGGTGATAGCGGATGATGCTGTCGCTGCTTTCGCGATTTATGACATGAATGGGGGGCTGATCGATAATTTTGGCGTGCCGCAGGATGAACCGGCGGAATGGCGGATGTCACAGTTCGTGAACTTTGCGGATCAGGACGGGTTACGTCAGGCGGGGCGGCTGGAGATTGCCTTTACAGACCGGCATTTGCGGGAGCAGACCCTCAACCGGCTCGGCTTTGCTGTGCTCTCCGTCGGGGTGATGCTGCTGGCGGCGCTGGTCATTGTTCATGTTTCCTACAGTCGCTCGATCGGTCGGCCAATCGATGATCTCAGGCGCGCCTTCGGGGAAACCAGAGACGGGGCCAGGGGGCGTGTTACCTGGGACAGTGATGATGAAATCGGTGATCTGATGACCGCTTTCAACGCCTTGCAGGACCGGGAGGAGAAAAGCCTCGCTTTGCTCAAGCAGACCCAGAGTGATCTGGAAAGGCGGGTCAGGGAACGGACGCATGATCTGGAACAGGCAAGTACCGAGGCCCTGCTGGCCAATCGGGCAAAAACCCAGTTTCTTGCGGCGATGAGCCACGAGTTCCGGACGCCGCTTAATGCAACCATCGGGTTTGCCAGCCTGCTCATCGAAGACGCGGATTCGATTTCGCCTGAACGCCGCAGTCAGTATCTGGAGGAGATTGTCAGAAGCGGTGACATTCTGCTGTCGTTGCTGAGCAAATTGCTGGATTACAGCGAGCTGGAAACGGGAACCCTGAAGATCACGCCGGAAGCGGTTGACCCGCTGGTGATCGTCGAAGCCGTGATTGCCGGGGAGACCGGCCGGGCTGCACAGAAGGCCGTGCATCTGGATTTTCAGACGGCCCTGGCGGGTGGCAACAAAATCTTTGTCGACGGTGCCCGGTACCGTCAGATCGTCACCAATCTTCTGGTCAATGCCATCAAGTACAACCGGTCAGACGGCCGGGTCTTTGTCAGTCTGGACAGCGTAAGGGATGGCTGGTGCCGCCTGACGATCCGCGATACCGGCGAAGGTATATCCGAGGCCATGCACGACAAGGTTTTTATTCCCTTTGATCGTCTGGGGCGGGAGGCCGGATCCATTGACGGTGCCGGGATTGGACTGGCGCTCGTAAAGCAGCTGACGATAAGGATGGGCGGAGAGATCGATTTCACATCGGTTGTGAATGAAGGTTCAACCTTCTGGGTCGAGTTTCCGTTTGTCAGCCGCGCCTCCGCCTGA
- a CDS encoding diguanylate cyclase, translated as MIRDDDCPDTDSIGAALLGVVTDALPTAIAYVDRNRIYRYANNSYLKAVRQSASDVIGQSIDAIVQNEWLSDDVIEMIHNRVARALNGMASEFSFKATLPDTKEEIWLLATYTPDVDPAGRVRGYVSLFRDITEEKAIESQLQERATTDPLTGLRNRRFLEDVAAQKFAEAERGGKTLGLLMIDVDLFKSFNDQHGHATGDEILCQIAKAISDSLRLGDIVTRWGGEEFLALLNSTEQGQIILAAERIRQSVENLHLQPGTLPHPVTVSIGASLCGNDPTQLDQDIEAADKALYAAKMNGRNCIETSPRFSGGGAADKRKLDPEG; from the coding sequence ATGATCAGAGACGATGACTGTCCGGATACCGACAGCATAGGTGCCGCCCTGCTCGGCGTGGTGACAGACGCCCTGCCAACGGCAATTGCCTATGTCGATCGCAACCGGATTTATCGCTATGCCAACAATTCATATCTGAAAGCCGTTCGCCAGTCTGCCTCTGACGTTATCGGCCAGTCCATAGACGCAATCGTACAGAATGAATGGCTGTCGGATGATGTGATTGAAATGATTCACAATCGCGTCGCACGCGCCCTGAACGGCATGGCCAGCGAGTTCAGTTTCAAGGCGACCCTCCCGGACACGAAAGAAGAAATCTGGTTACTTGCAACCTATACGCCTGATGTCGACCCGGCTGGCCGGGTTCGCGGATATGTCAGCCTGTTCCGGGATATTACCGAAGAGAAAGCCATCGAGTCACAGTTGCAGGAAAGGGCGACAACCGATCCCCTGACGGGTTTGCGAAACCGCCGGTTTCTGGAAGATGTTGCTGCTCAGAAATTTGCCGAGGCTGAACGCGGTGGAAAAACACTCGGGCTGCTGATGATTGATGTTGATCTGTTCAAATCCTTCAACGATCAGCACGGGCATGCTACCGGCGACGAAATTCTGTGTCAGATTGCCAAAGCCATCTCGGACAGCCTCCGCCTTGGTGATATCGTCACAAGATGGGGTGGTGAGGAGTTTCTTGCCCTGCTCAACAGTACCGAACAGGGGCAGATCATTCTGGCCGCCGAAAGAATTCGCCAGTCTGTGGAAAACCTTCACCTCCAGCCCGGCACACTGCCTCACCCCGTAACCGTTTCGATTGGGGCTTCGCTGTGCGGTAATGATCCGACACAACTCGATCAGGATATAGAAGCAGCTGACAAGGCGCTTTATGCCGCAAAAATGAATGGCCGCAACTGCATCGAGACCAGCCCCCGGTTTTCAGGCGGAGGCGCGGCTGACAAACGGAAACTCGACCCAGAAGGTTGA
- a CDS encoding DUF4197 family protein, producing the protein MEQVMHISRRQIITSLISVACLISPPAQAQSFLDKARKALGGGGGTSSGLGNDEIIKGLKEALRVGSDRVVSQIGTTDGFNANPDIHIPLPPTLQKVQSALKTVGLSGMADDLELRLNRAAEAAAPEARQLFWNAVSTMSIDDAQKIYNGPDDAATSYFRGRMTPELREKFTPVVNDSLREVGAVRSYDAMIGQYKSLPFVPDVTADLSDHVVTEALGGLFLLLGREEKAIRENPAARTTEILRTVFGR; encoded by the coding sequence ATGGAGCAGGTCATGCATATTTCCCGTCGCCAGATTATCACATCTCTGATCTCCGTCGCCTGTCTGATATCCCCCCCGGCTCAGGCCCAGTCATTCCTCGACAAGGCGCGAAAAGCATTGGGCGGGGGAGGAGGCACGTCGTCCGGTCTGGGCAATGACGAGATCATCAAGGGGCTCAAGGAGGCACTGCGTGTCGGCTCTGACCGGGTCGTCAGCCAGATTGGAACAACCGACGGCTTCAATGCCAATCCGGACATCCATATTCCACTGCCGCCGACCCTTCAGAAGGTCCAGTCAGCGCTCAAAACCGTTGGTCTTTCCGGTATGGCAGATGACCTGGAGCTCCGCCTGAACAGGGCTGCGGAAGCCGCTGCGCCGGAAGCCCGGCAACTGTTCTGGAATGCGGTTTCAACCATGAGCATTGATGACGCGCAGAAAATCTACAATGGCCCGGATGATGCCGCGACAAGTTATTTCCGGGGCCGGATGACACCCGAACTGCGCGAGAAGTTCACACCCGTCGTCAATGACAGCCTGCGCGAAGTCGGTGCCGTCCGGTCATATGATGCGATGATTGGTCAATATAAATCCCTGCCCTTTGTCCCCGATGTCACGGCCGACCTGTCCGACCATGTGGTAACCGAAGCACTGGGTGGCCTGTTCCTGCTTCTCGGTCGCGAGGAGAAGGCCATTCGTGAAAACCCGGCTGCGCGAACCACCGAAATTCTCAGGACTGTTTTTGGGCGATGA